The following coding sequences are from one Ammospiza nelsoni isolate bAmmNel1 chromosome 5, bAmmNel1.pri, whole genome shotgun sequence window:
- the SNRPF gene encoding small nuclear ribonucleoprotein F produces MSLPLNPKPFLNGLTGKPVMVKLKWGMEYKGYLVSVDGYMNMQLANTEEYIDGALSGHLGEVLIRCNNVLYIRGVEEEEEDGEMRE; encoded by the exons aTG AGCCTGCCCCTGAACCCGAAGCCGTTCCTGAACGGGCTGACGGGGAAGCCGGTGATGGTGAAGCTGAAGTGGGGCATGGAGTACAAGGGCTACCTGGTCTCCGTGGACGGCTACATGAACATGCAG CTTGCAAACACAGAGGAGTACATAGACGGTGCGCTGTCTGGACACCTGGGTGAAGTGTTGATAAG ATGCAATAACGTTTTGTACATCAGAGGTgtggaagaagaggaagaagatggAGAAATGAGAGAATAG
- the AMDHD1 gene encoding probable imidazolonepropionase: protein MAGRQRHRLLLENAEQLVLVCGRREPYLRRDGAHTLALLRAASLVVGLDGCIKAVGQADVIRNEFSEATFERIIDCSGKCVLPGLVDAHTHPVWAGDRVHEFAMKLAGASYMEIHQAGGGIHFTVEHTREATEAELLAGLQQRLGRMLRAGSTLVECKSGYGLDLGTELKMLRVIERARRSTDIGISSTYCGAHAVPRGKTAAEATDDIINNHLPKLKELKLSGEIHVNNIDVFCEKGVFDLESTRRILQAGKDIGLQINFHGDELHPMKSAELGAELGARAISHLEEVSDEGIVAMARAKCAAVLLPTTAYMLRLKQPQARKMLEEGVIVALGSDFNPNAYCFSMPMVMHLACVNMKMSMNEALAAATINAAYALGKSDTHGSLEVGKQGDLLIINSSRWEHLIYQFGGHDSLINYVIVKGKVIYENERCEAMGSY from the exons ATGGCGGGGCGGCAGCGACAccggctgctgctggagaacgcggagcagctggtgctggtGTGCGGCCGGCGGGAGCCGTACCTGCGGCGGGACGGCGCCCACACGCTGGCCCTGCTGCGGGCCGCCAGCCTGGTGGTGGGGCT GGATGGCTGTATCAAAGCTGTGGGCCAGGCAGATGTCATTCGCAATGAGTTTTCAGAAGCAACGTTTGAAAGGATAATTGACTGCTCTGGGAAGTGCGTGTTGCCAG GCCTGGTAGATGCACATACACATCCAGTGTGGGCTGGTGATAGGGTTCATGAGTTTGCAATGAAG CTGGCAGGTGCGTCCTACATGGAGATCCACCAGGCTGGGGGCGGGATCCACTTCACAGTGGAGCACACTCGGGAGGCCACGGAGGCCGAGCTGCTGGCGGGGCTGCAGCAGCGCCTGGGCCGCATGCTCCGCGCGGGATCCACGCTGGTGGAGTGCAAGAGCGGCTACGGCCTGGACCTGGGCACCGAGCTCAAAATGCTGCGGGTGATTGAGCGCGCGCGGAGATCCACCGACATCGGCATCTCCTCGACCTACTGCGGAGCCCACGCCGTGCCCAG aGGGAAAACTGCTGCTGAAGCCACAGATGACATTATCAATAACCACCTTCCCAAACTGAAAGAACTCAAACTAAGTGGTGAAATACATGTTAACAATATAGATGTCTTCTGTGAGAAGGGAGTCTTTGATCTGGAGTCTACAAGGAGAATACTTCAAGCTGGAAAAGATATAGGGTTACAGATTAACTTCCATGGTGACGAACTGCATCCGATGAAATCTGCTGAG cttggagctgagctgggagcccGGGCCATCAGCCACCTGGAAGAAGTCAGTGATGAAGGTATTGTGGCAATGGCAAGAGCCAAGTGTGCTGCTGTCCTTCTGCCAACAACAGCCTACATGCTAAG ACTGAAGCAACCTCAAGCTAGAAAAATGTTGGAAGAAGGTGTTATAGTTGCTCTTGGCAGTGACTTTAATCCTAATGCATACTGTTTTTCAATG CCTATGGTGATGCACCTGGCCTGTGTGAACATGAAGATGTCAATGAATGAAGCACTGGCAGCTGCCACCATTAATGCAGCTTATGCTCTGGGCAAATCAGACACACATGGCTCCTTGGAGGTCGGCAAGCAGGGGGATCTTCTTATCATAAACTCATCAAG GTGGGAGCACTTGATTTACCAGTTTGGTGGACATGACTCATTGATCAACTACGTTATAGTTAAAGGAAAAGTCATCTATGAAAATGAGAGGTGTGAGGCAATGGGCAGTTACTGA
- the HAL gene encoding histidine ammonia-lyase, which translates to MPRYTVHVRGEWLAVPCLSSTNTIEWLGKEAVRRYMKNKPDNGGFASVEEVKFYIRRCKGLGLLDLDDTVGDALEDNEFVEVVIEGDIMSPDFIPSQPEGVHLYSKYREPEQYISLDGNSLTTEDLVNLGKGLYKIKLTPEAETKVKKSREVIERIVKEQTVVYGITTGFGKFARTVIPNSNLRELQVNLVRSHSAGVGKPLTPERTRMLLALRINVLAKGYSGISLETLEQVIEVFNASCLPYIPEKGTVGASGDLAPLSHLALGLIGEGKMWSPKSGWADAKYVLEAHGLKPITLKPKEGLALINGTQMITSLGCEAVERAGAIARQADIIAALTLEVLKGTTRAFDTDIHAVRPHRGQAEVAFRFRSLLDSDHHPSEIAESHRFCDRVQDAYTMRCCPQVHGIVNDTIAFVKDIITTELNSATDNPMVFAEREETISGGNFHGEYPAKALDYLAIGVHELAAISERRIERLCNPSLSELPAFLVTEGGLNSGFMIAHCTAAALVSENKALCHPSSVDSLSTSAATEDHVSMGGWAARKALRVIEHVEQVLAIELLAACQGIEFLRPLRTTTPLEKVYDLVRSVVRPWIKDRFMAPDIEAAHRLLVEQKVWEVAYPYIEKYRREHIPESRPISPTAFSLRMSADDSHDHRHQNEL; encoded by the exons ATGCCGAGGTACACGGTGCACGTCCGAGGAGAgtggctggcagtgccatgcCTGAGCTCCACAAACACCATCGAGTGGCTGGGAAAGGAAGCTGTGAGACGCTACATGAAAAACAAACCCGACAACGGGGGATTTGCCTCAGTGGAAGAAGTCAAGTTTTACATTCGAAGGTGCAAGGGACTTGGCTTGCTGGATCTTGATGATACCGTGGGGGATGCTCTGGAAGACAATGAATTTGTTGAAGTTG TTATAGAAGGAGATATAATGTCTCCAGATTTCATACCATCTCAGCCAGAAGGAGTTCATTT ATACAGCAAATACCGAGAACCAGAACAG TATATTTCTTTAGATGGCAACAGCTTAACAACGGAGGACTTGGTCAATTTAGGAAAGGGACTCTACAAGATAAAG CTCACACCCGAAGCTGAAACTAAAGTCAAAAAATCACGAGAAGTGATTGAAAGGATCGTAAAGGAACAGACAg TTGTTTATGGAATCACCACGGGTTTTGGAAAGTTTGCCAGGACTGTAATCCCAAACAGCAATCTGAG gGAGCTTCAAGTGAACTTGGTTCGTTCACATTCTGCAG GTGTGGGGAAACCTTTGACCCCGGAGAGAACTCGCATGCTCTTGGCACTGAGAATCAATGTCCTAGCCAAAGGATACAGTGGAATATCCCTAGAAACCCTCGAGCAAGTTATTGAAGTGTTTAATG caTCCTGCCTTCCTTATATCCCAGAGAAAGGGACAGTTGGAGCCAGCGGAGACTTGGCCCCTCTCTCTCATCTTGCTCTGGGATTAATTGGAGAGGGAAAGATGTGGTCCCCGAAGAGTGGCTGGGCTGATGCTAAATAT GTCCTGGAAGCTCATGGACTGAAACCAATTACCTTGAAACCAAAAGAG GGTCTGGCGCTCATCAACGGGACACAAATGATCACCTCGCTGGGGTGTGAGGCGGTGGAAAGGGCCGGAGCTATAGCGAGGCAAGCTGACATCATTGCTGCCCTTACACTGGAAGTGCTGAAGGGTACAACGAGGGCCTTTGACACTG ACATCCATGCAGTGCGCCCACATCGAGGGCAGGCTGAAGTGGCCTTTCGGTTCAGGTCCCTTCTAGATTCTGACCATCATCCATCAGAAATAGCAG AGAGCCACAGATTCTGTGACCGAGTTCAGGACGCATACACAATGCGCTGCTGCCCTCAG GTCCATGGAATTGTAAATGATACAATTGCTTTTGTGAAGGACATAATAACGACGGAACTCAACAGCGCCACAGACAACCCT ATGGTGTTTGCTGAAAGAGAAGAGACCATTTCTGGAGGAAATTTTCATGGTGAATACCCTGCAAAG GCTCTGGACTATTTAGCAATTGGTGTGCATGAACTCGCTGCAATTAGTGAAAGAAGAATTGAGAGGCTCTGCAACCCCTCACTCAGTGAACTGCCTGCATTTTTAGTCACTGAAGGAGGTCTGAACTCGGGCTTCATGATTGcacactgcacagcagctgccctgg TGTCTGAGAACAAAGCCTTGTGCCACCCCTCTTCTGTGGATTCTCTCTCAACCAGTGCTGCTACAGAGGATCACGTGTCCATGGGAGGATGGGCTGCAAGAAAAGCCTTGAGAGTTATTGAACATGTGGAACAag tCCTGGCCATCGAGCTGCTCGCCGCCTGCCAGGGCATTGAGTTCCTCCGCCCTCTGAGAACCACCACGCCATTGGAGAAGGTCTATGACCTTGTGCGCTCCGTGGTGAG GCCCTGGATAAAGGATCGCTTCATGGCCCCAGACATTGAAGCAGCTCACAGGCTGCTCGTGGAGCAGAAG GTGTGGGAAGTGGCCTACCCTTACATTGAAAAGTACAGGAGGGAACACATCCCTGAATCAAGACCCATTTCACCTACAGCTTTCTCCCTGAGAATGAGTGCAGATGATAGTCATGACCACAGGCATCAGAATGAGCTCTGA